GATCGAGCAGCGGGAAGATCCAGTGCAGCCCGTCGATGGGTATCCCCATCAGCATGCGGTCCGTCCAGCCCGGCACGAATCCCTGCTCGCGAAGCTGCTCGACCTGGAACAGCCGCACGTTCAGGAAGGTGTGCAGCCGATCGGAGTTGCCGATAATCGTCCGCTGCCCGATCAGGTGCGGCCAGTAGAGCGCCACGGGGATCAACCAGAGGACGACGACGGCCAGCAGGTCAGGCAGGGCGCGGCCAGCGAGCCAGCGCCGAGCGAGCCAGCACCGCAGGGGGCGAAGCTTCATGCGCTGGTAGCCTCGACCGGCGGCCGGCGTCGCTTCAGCGCCAGGGCCGGCCGCTCGACGAGTGTCCAGCTCAACGCGGCCAGCAGTCCGCTTCCGACCAGCGCCGCGAGGCTCAGCGTCCACGGGTTGAGCGCCGGCCCGGCCGCCTGCACCAGCAGCTGCTGGACCGGCCACGCATACAGGTAGATGCCGTAGGAGAGATCGACGCGCGGCGACCAGCCCAGCCGACCGAGCAGCGGCTCGTAGGCGAGGTACAGCAACAGGTACGTACCGGTCACTGGCAGCAGCTCCAGAAACCCGACCTCCAGGATGCCCGTCACGAGGACGACAAGGCCGGCCACTTCGAGCCAGCCGTGGCTGCGCGGGATACGGTCACGGTACAGGAAGAAGACCATACCTGCCACGAAGAAGGTCGCCAGTTGGAGGTGGTGCGCGAAGCGGTCGAACTGGCTCGGGACGTAGCCCTGCACGGCGTGGGCGATCAGCATGCCGGCAAAGAGGCCGAGCACGAGCTGTCGCCGCCGCGGGATGCCGGCCAGGCCGAGCGCCAGCAGGCCCAGGTAGCACTCGAACTCAATGCGGATCGACCAGAGCGAGCCGTTGACCTGCCCCGGGTACGGATTGTCGAGAAAGCTCGGGGGGATGGTCAGCTTGCCAAGCAGCAGCGCGTTGGCGACAACGCCGCCGATGTCGAGGCGCTCCAGGTAGTCGAGCGGCTGGCGGCTGCCGAGCGGTGCGGCGACGAACGCCGAGAAGATCGAGGCGACCAGGAAGGCCGGGTAGATGCGGAGGACGCGCCGGGTCAGGAAATCTCGCCACCCGGTGCTCTGCACCCAGCTCTGGGTGACCAGGAAGCCGCTGATGACCATGAAGAAGCAGAGGGCGATGCGGCCCAGGTGGGTCCGAGGCGGGATCAGGTCGAGCACGAGATCGGCGTGCGAGGCAGCCAGCAGATCGAAGCTGTGTCGGTAGAGCACGGCGACGGCCAGCAGC
The genomic region above belongs to Chloroflexota bacterium and contains:
- a CDS encoding acyltransferase — its product is MPLTPDGSGAGPPEAFRRNHFLLLRLLLAVAVLYRHSFDLLAASHADLVLDLIPPRTHLGRIALCFFMVISGFLVTQSWVQSTGWRDFLTRRVLRIYPAFLVASIFSAFVAAPLGSRQPLDYLERLDIGGVVANALLLGKLTIPPSFLDNPYPGQVNGSLWSIRIEFECYLGLLALGLAGIPRRRQLVLGLFAGMLIAHAVQGYVPSQFDRFAHHLQLATFFVAGMVFFLYRDRIPRSHGWLEVAGLVVLVTGILEVGFLELLPVTGTYLLLYLAYEPLLGRLGWSPRVDLSYGIYLYAWPVQQLLVQAAGPALNPWTLSLAALVGSGLLAALSWTLVERPALALKRRRPPVEATSA